TCGGATCTGCCTCTGCAAATCCATTCTTCTGTGCTTCACGGAGAACCTCTTCATAGTTCGCTCCCTCGTAGAACATCCTGGTCATCATGTAATTGGTTGTTCCGTTCAGGATTCCTGCGATTTCTTCGATCTCATCACCTGTCAGGGATGATCCAAGTGCCCGGAGGATTGGAATCCCCCCTCCCACACTTGCTTCAAAAAGGAAATTCACATTCTTTTCCCGCGCTGTTTTAAGAAGTGCGGATCCATGCTTGGCAACCAACGCCTTATTGGATGTCACGACACTTTTTCCTGCTTCCAGCGCTTTTCTGACAAAGGTATTCGCCGGTTCCACACCGCCCATCACTTCTACTACAATTCCAATCTCCGGATCATTCAGGATAATCTCATAATCATGAACAATCTTTTCCTGGATCTTATCTCCCGGGAAATCCCTCAGATCCAGCACATATTTAACTTCAATTTCTTCTTTTGCCCGTGTCGCGATCAGCTTCTGATTTACATCCAGAACCTCTACCACACCAGAACCTACGGTACCATAACCCAATACTGCAATCTTCATCTTTTTGTCTACTCCCTGCCTACGATTTTCAAATAATGCACACCTGAATGCTGTTCAATCTCTTCCACCATCTCCGACAGATTCTTCGTTGTCTGCAACACCTCCACACTGAGCGTCAGTGTTGCCACCCCGTTGATCGGAATACTCTGGTGAATCGTCAGGATATTCGCCTGATACCTTGCCACCGCGTTTAAAAGCTCTGCCATAACCCCCGGTGTATCATCAAGCTGAATAACCATCGTAACAGTCCTTCCTTTTTCATTTTCGTGAAATGGGAAAATATCATCCTTATATTTATAGAAAGAACTTCTGCTGATACCGATCTCTTCTGTCGCTTCCTGAATAGTCATTCCACGTCTGGTTGCGAGCAGTCTCTTTGTCTCGACAACCTTTATGAGCACCTCCGGCACTGCTTTTTTCTTTACCACATAGTACTTTGTATTATCCATTGTTACTCCTCTGTTTCAGATAAGCATTGATAAATGGATCCAGCTCCCCATCCAGAACTGCGCTTACATTTCCGGTCTCTTCACCGGTACGGTGATCCTTGACCAGATTGTAAGGATGTAAAATATAGGATCGGATCTGGCTTCCAAAATTGATATCCTGAACTTCCCCCCGGATGCCGGATACCTTTTCTTCCTGCTCCTGCTTTTTCAAAAGATACAGCTTGGCTTTCAACATCTGCATCGCTTTGTCCTTATTAAAAAGCTGCGAACGTTCATTCTGGCACTGCACTACGATTCCTGTCGGAAGATGCGTGATCCGCACCGCAGACGAAGTCTTGTTGATATGCTGTCCTCCGGCTCCGCTCGAACGGTAGGTATCGATCCGCAGGTCATCGTCATTCAGCTCAATGTCAATATCATCTTCAATATCCGGTATCACATCACAGGATGCAAAAGATGTCTGCCTCTTGCCTGCTGAATTGAACGGAGAAATACGCACCAGACGGTGCACTCCCTTTTCTGACTGAAAATAGCCATATGCATTATCTCCCGTTACTTCAAACGTGATTCCTTTCAGTCCGGTAATATCTCCATCCTGATAGTCCAGCACGGTTATCTGAAATCCTTTTGACTGTGCATATCTTGTATACATACGATACAGCATATTTGCCCAGTCACAGCTGTCTGTTCCTCCGGCTCCTGCATGCAGTGTCACGATTGCATTGCAGGAATCATATTCTCCCGAAAGAAGCGTCCGGATCCTGAGATCTTCAAATTCTTTTTCAAATTTAGCGATCTCACGCTGGATCTCTTTGATCATCTCCCGGTCTTCTTCCTCTTCCGTAAGTTCGATCAGTGCATTGATATCTTCATATGAACTTTCCAGATCCCGGACCTCCTTCACACAGTCCTGCATTTTCCGGAGTTCCTTCATAATCCTCTGCGAAAGCTCTGTCTTGTCCCAGAACCCCGGTTCTTCTATCTTTCTTTCCAGCTCTTCAATCCGTTTTTCTTTGCCTGCCAGGTCAAAGTGAATCCCTCATTTCCTTCAGGGGTTCTTCATACGCATTTAATGTCTGCTTAAATCCGTCTAATTCAACCACTGTATCACCTCAAATCTCATAAAATTATATAAAAATCCAAACAGTCGTATTTATTTTCTTCCACAGCACTGTTTGTATTTCTTGCCGCTTCCACACGGGCATGGATCATTTGGATATATCTTTTTCTCGGCACGTACCTTTGGACCCTTTGCAACACTGTCATCTTTATTGGTACCGGTTACCTTTGCAACCTGTTCTCTTTCAACCTTCTGTTCTACATTGACATGGAAGAGAAGTCTGACTGTATCCACTTCGATTGCACGTGTCATTTCACCGAACATATCATATCCGATCATCTTGTATTCAACCAGAGGATCTCTCTGTCCGTAAGCCTGCAGACCGATTCCCTGACGTAACTGATCCATATCATCAATGTGATCCATCCATTTTGCATCGATCACACGCAGAAGGAACACACGCTCCACCTCACGCAGATGCTCTGCTTCCGGGAACTGTGCTTCTTTTTCTTCGTATGCTTTTGCAGCACGTTCTTTCAGGAGATGCTTGATCTCTTTTGGCTCTTTATCCTTTGCATCCTCCTCCGTAACCGGCGGAAGCGTTGGAATCACATCCAGAAGTTCACGGTTCATTGCTCCAAGATCCCATTCTTCAAAATCCTGTTCCTCAGAAAGATTGGCATCGACAGTATTTTCCACAAAGTCTGTGATCATATGGAAGATAGAATCTCTCATATTCTCACCGTCAAGGACTCTGCGTCTTTCATCGTAGATGATCTCTCTCTGTTCATTCATTACCTGGTCATATTCAAGCAGGTTCTTACGAATACCAAAGTTATTGCTCTCAATCTTCTTCTGAGCCTTCTCAATCGCACTTGAAAGCATCTTGTGCTCGATCTGTTCTCCTTCTTCTACTCCAAGCTTGGTAAATACATCCATCAGTCTCTCGGAACCGAACAGACGCATCAGGTCATCCTCCAGAGAAATATAGAATCTGGATTCTCCCGGATCGCCCTGACGTCCGGCACGTCCACGCAACTGGTTGTCAATACGACGGGATTCATGACGTTCTGTACCGATGATCTTCAGTCCGCCGGCTGCTCTTGATTCTTCATCAAGCTTGATATCCGTACCACGGCCTGCCATGTTGGTTGCGATCGTAACAGCCCCATGCTGTCCTGCCTGTGCAACGATCTCAGCCTCCAGTTCATGGAACTTGGCATTCAGTACATTATGTTTTACGCCGCGTTTACTGAGCATCTTACTGAGGAGCTCGGAAGTTTCGATCGTGATCGTACCAACCAGAACCGGCTGTTCTTTTTCATGCGCTTCACAGATAGCATCAATAACCGCGTTAAATTTCTCTTTCTTTGATTTGTAAACGGCATCCTCCAGGTCAATTCTCTGTACCGGAACATTCGTCGGAATCTCAATAACGTCCATTCCGTAAATATCACGGAACTCCTGTTCCTCTGTGAGGGCTGTACCTGTCATACCGGATTTCTTCTCATATTTATTAAACAAATTCTGGAATGTAATGGTAGCCAGAGTCTTGCTTTCTCTCTTGACCTTTACATGCTCTTTTGCTTCGATTGCCTGATGAAGTCCGTCAGAATAACGGCGTCCCGGCATGATACGTCCGGTAAATTCATCAACGATCAGGACCTCATCATCTTTTACTACATAATCCTGGTCACGGAACATCAGATTATGTGCACGCAGTGCCAGAATGATGTTGTGCTGGATCTCCAGGTTCTCCGGGTCAGCAAGGTTCTCAATATGGAAGAACTTCTCAACCTTCTTCACACCCTCTTCGGTCAGGTTGATATTCTTTTCTTTTTCATTGACAATGAAGTCTCCGGTCTCTTCGATCTCTTCTCCCATAATGGCGTTCATCTTAGAGAATTCCCCGCTTGCTTCACCTCTCTCCAGCTGTCTTGCCAGAACATCACATGCTTCGTAAAGTCTGGTTGACTTTCCACTCTGTCCGGAAATGATAAGCGGTGTTCTCGCTTCATCGATCAGAACTGAGTCAACCTCATCGATAAGTGCATATTTCATACCGCGCTGTACCAGCTGTTCTTTGTAGATAACCATGTTATCACGGAGGTAATCGAAACCAAGTTCATTATTCGTCACATAAGTGATATCGCAATTATACGCTGCACGTCGTTCATCATTATCCATCTGGTTCAGAACAACTCCAACAGTCAGTCCCAGGAATTCATGAACCTTTCCCATCCACTCAGCATCACGCTTTGCCAGATAGTCGTTGACTGTTACAATATGCACCCCTTCTCCGGTCAGTGCATTTAAGTATGCCGGCAGTGTAGATACAAGTGTTTTACCTTCACCGGTCTTCATCTCGGCAATACGGCCCTGATGCAGGATGATACCCCCGACCATCTGTACACGGTAGTGGCGCATTCCAAGTACACGGACAGCTGCCTCTCTTACAACAGCAAACGCTTCCGGAAGAAGATCGTCCAGTGTCTCTCCTTTTGCAAGCCTCTCCTTGAATTCTTTCGTCTTTTCTTTCAATTCCTCATCGGAGAGCTTCTGCATCTCCGGCTCCAGCGCATCAATATGATCCACGATCGGGTAGATTCGCTTCAATTCATGTTCGCTGTGCGTTCCAAATATCTTTTCAATAATTCCCATTTTATTAAGCTCCTTATATTCCTTGCTTATCACTTCTGTCTGAAGTGTTTTGCTTTTTTCCGCTATAGATAGACAGTATCCATTGTAGCACCATTTCTTTTATTCTTCAATCAGTTTATTTCACCGGTTCTGTCAGCTCGGCATACGGGATCTTACCGCCAAAAAGATCCAGTGCACTGCCGATCGTATAGTCCAGCTTTTCCCCGCTGATCCGTGCAAACTCCCGCAGATCCTCCATGCTTCCAATTCCACCGGCATAGGTGATCGGAAGTCCGTTCCACGCCGCAAGCATCCTGACCAGATCCTCCTCTGTACCAGATGCTTTTCCTTCTACATCAACCCCGTGAACCAGAAATTCATCACACCATCCGGACAGCTCTTCCAGGACCTCCGGTATCAGTCTGAGCTCGGTAAATGTCTGCCATCTGTTGGTTACAATATAATAACTGTTCTCGCGCCTCCGGCAGCTGAGATCCAGTACCAGATGCTCTTTCCCTACTGCCTTTTTCAGCCGGTCCAGCCGGTCATACCGCACTTGTCCATTCTGAAATACATAGGATGTAACGATCACATGACTTGCCCCTTCCTCCAGATACTCTGCAGCATTTTCTGCAGTAATTCCTCCGCCGATCTGCATTCCGCCCGGATAGGCATGTAGTGCTTTCAGTGCCTGTGCCTTTGTCGCATCATAGTATTCCGATGCCGGCGGATTCAGCAAAATAATGTGTCCTCCGGTAAGTCCATCTTTCTTATACATTGTCGCATAATAATCTGCATCCTGTCTGGATATGTAATTTTCTACCGCTGCATTTCCCGCATCTTTCAGGCTGCCACCCACAATCTGCTTGACTGCACCATTATGAATATCTATACATGGTCGAAATTTCATGAAGTCCTCCGCTTTTTCTGTTGATCTCGTCTTTACATACCGTCATATTGTATCACACCCACGGACATTTTACTACCTTTTGTCTGTAAAAAAGGCAAGACTTTTCCGCAAAGTCTTGCCTTTTCCCTATTCCTGACCATCTATTGTATGATTATCATTTACATTCCGGTCCTCTGTCCTGTTTCTGGTCATATCATCGACTCCGTCTTCCACATCATCTACTGCATCCTCAACACCATCTCCGATATCGTTTGTGACATCATTTACCGTTCCATTCTGATTCGTCCCACCGGTATTCGTATCCGGATTTGCAGCGTTATCACCATTTCCACACGCCGTAATTCCTCCCATCAGCATCACACAGGTAAAAACCAGAACCATTCTTCTTAGATATTGCATGTTGTAATTCTCCTTTTTCTGTAAAATACTTGTACTATTACTATCCGCAGAAAAAGGATTTTTATACTTATTTTTAAATTTTTTCGATGATCTGACCACTTCTGTAAGCGTCCAGCAATGCCTCCAGATCCGCGATCCGTTCCTTCAGTACTTTTCCAACATCAGTATCTCCTACCGTCTTGCGTTCGAGTGTCCGTTTTACGATCACACTGTCCGAATGGATATCTCTTTCTTTTTCAATAGCTGCCTCCGTCGATTCAAACGGATCATGCGCCGCAAGGATCAGTCCATAGGAATTATAGATCAGCG
The sequence above is drawn from the Coprococcus comes ATCC 27758 genome and encodes:
- the secA gene encoding preprotein translocase subunit SecA, whose product is MGIIEKIFGTHSEHELKRIYPIVDHIDALEPEMQKLSDEELKEKTKEFKERLAKGETLDDLLPEAFAVVREAAVRVLGMRHYRVQMVGGIILHQGRIAEMKTGEGKTLVSTLPAYLNALTGEGVHIVTVNDYLAKRDAEWMGKVHEFLGLTVGVVLNQMDNDERRAAYNCDITYVTNNELGFDYLRDNMVIYKEQLVQRGMKYALIDEVDSVLIDEARTPLIISGQSGKSTRLYEACDVLARQLERGEASGEFSKMNAIMGEEIEETGDFIVNEKEKNINLTEEGVKKVEKFFHIENLADPENLEIQHNIILALRAHNLMFRDQDYVVKDDEVLIVDEFTGRIMPGRRYSDGLHQAIEAKEHVKVKRESKTLATITFQNLFNKYEKKSGMTGTALTEEQEFRDIYGMDVIEIPTNVPVQRIDLEDAVYKSKKEKFNAVIDAICEAHEKEQPVLVGTITIETSELLSKMLSKRGVKHNVLNAKFHELEAEIVAQAGQHGAVTIATNMAGRGTDIKLDEESRAAGGLKIIGTERHESRRIDNQLRGRAGRQGDPGESRFYISLEDDLMRLFGSERLMDVFTKLGVEEGEQIEHKMLSSAIEKAQKKIESNNFGIRKNLLEYDQVMNEQREIIYDERRRVLDGENMRDSIFHMITDFVENTVDANLSEEQDFEEWDLGAMNRELLDVIPTLPPVTEEDAKDKEPKEIKHLLKERAAKAYEEKEAQFPEAEHLREVERVFLLRVIDAKWMDHIDDMDQLRQGIGLQAYGQRDPLVEYKMIGYDMFGEMTRAIEVDTVRLLFHVNVEQKVEREQVAKVTGTNKDDSVAKGPKVRAEKKIYPNDPCPCGSGKKYKQCCGRK
- the hisA gene encoding phosphoribosylformimino-5-aminoimidazole carboxamide ribotide isomerase, whose amino-acid sequence is MKFRPCIDIHNGAVKQIVGGSLKDAGNAAVENYISRQDADYYATMYKKDGLTGGHIILLNPPASEYYDATKAQALKALHAYPGGMQIGGGITAENAAEYLEEGASHVIVTSYVFQNGQVRYDRLDRLKKAVGKEHLVLDLSCRRRENSYYIVTNRWQTFTELRLIPEVLEELSGWCDEFLVHGVDVEGKASGTEEDLVRMLAAWNGLPITYAGGIGSMEDLREFARISGEKLDYTIGSALDLFGGKIPYAELTEPVK
- the prfB gene encoding peptide chain release factor 2 (programmed frameshift) encodes the protein MVELDGFKQTLNAYEEPLKEMRDSLDLAGKEKRIEELERKIEEPGFWDKTELSQRIMKELRKMQDCVKEVRDLESSYEDINALIELTEEEEDREMIKEIQREIAKFEKEFEDLRIRTLLSGEYDSCNAIVTLHAGAGGTDSCDWANMLYRMYTRYAQSKGFQITVLDYQDGDITGLKGITFEVTGDNAYGYFQSEKGVHRLVRISPFNSAGKRQTSFASCDVIPDIEDDIDIELNDDDLRIDTYRSSGAGGQHINKTSSAVRITHLPTGIVVQCQNERSQLFNKDKAMQMLKAKLYLLKKQEQEEKVSGIRGEVQDINFGSQIRSYILHPYNLVKDHRTGEETGNVSAVLDGELDPFINAYLKQRSNNG
- a CDS encoding ACT domain-containing protein; the encoded protein is MDNTKYYVVKKKAVPEVLIKVVETKRLLATRRGMTIQEATEEIGISRSSFYKYKDDIFPFHENEKGRTVTMVIQLDDTPGVMAELLNAVARYQANILTIHQSIPINGVATLTLSVEVLQTTKNLSEMVEEIEQHSGVHYLKIVGRE